The genomic DNA TCCGGCCATATCGGTCATTATCTTGGCAATAAGCCCGCCTGTACAGGACTCGGCAGCTGTCATTGTCATATGTCTCTCCAACAGGAGGTGATAAAGCGATTTTGCCGAAACCGAAAGATCAGACACTCTTAACCGACTGTTTCAGCTGAGATACCGTAGCGGAGAATATATCGATGTCTTCCGGGTTGCGGATCATCTCACATTCCCCATCAAACTCAACACCTTCGGCCACTTTGAGATTAGGAGTCCGGATATTACCGAATATCTTTCCGCTTTCCAGCATTTCAAGCTTTTCGGAAGCCTCAATGTTTCCGATAACTTTTCCGCCGACAATAATGGTGCGAACTTTAATCTGAGCTCTCACTTCAGCGTCTTTTTCAATATATAGGAAACCGTCCGATTCAATATTCCCCTCAAAAAAACCGTCAATTTTCAGAGAGTCATTAAATCTCATCGTTCCTTTAAAGGATGTTTCACTTCCGAGTACTGTTGAATTGTTTTCTGTCATTATTCTATAACCTGTCTGCCAGCCCCGAATGGACTACTTTGATGTCATTACGAACACGCCATCCCAATCTTCAGATGGCGGATTGCTCATATAATGTTTACATCTGGCATAATACACTTTCGAAGGACCATCGTCACTATCAATTTTCAAAGCCTGGGCGAATTTTTTGATGGCTTCACCGAAAGACCGCTCTTTATAGAGGACTCTACCCTCTTCGAATAGAGCGATTACTTTCTTTTTCTCTTCGGAAACCATATAAACTCTCCTAATTCAGGACTTTACTGTCGGTATTATTCCATTTACTGAAATGTTTTTCAAAATGCTCGTCGAGATCCTCGAGAGACAGCTCGTATTTTTTCAACTCCGCATCACGGCTCTGAAGCTGAATGATTTCATCTTCGAGACCGGCTATAGCCGACAATGTTGTTTCACATTCAAGCTTAACGCTTTCAGAGAACTTCTGCACAGCCTGGGCATCTTTTATATCGAGCTTCTTGACATCTTCGAGAAGATCGGTAACAGGTTTTTTAAGATGCTCTGTAAGATAAACAAGCGATTTATTTAAAGACTCATAGACAGCCATTCTTCTCTCTCTGTGAGAGATCTGATTAATTACGGCGCTATGACGCAAAACAGCTCTGATGCGCGCCAGAACTTCCGAAAAGTTGAAGGGTTTAATTATATAATCGTCAATACCGAGTTCAAAACCCTCGACCTTGTCTTTCACTTCATCCATGGCGGAAAACATGATTATCGGTATATTCTTGTACTCTTTATATTTATCGCTTTGCTTGAGAAGCTTAGTGATCTCCCAGCCAGTAAGTCCCGGCATAATATTATCAAGGAGTATCAGGTCCGGATTTTCATCCACGACTTTCTGAAGTCCGGATTCGCCGTCATCTGCCAGGGAAACGTCAAACCCCAGTCTGGTCAGCATAACTTCAAAGAGTTCGAGATTGATTCTTTCATCGTCTATAATCAGTATTTTGTTGTTAGTATCCATGTCATACCCCTCTTTGCTATTGTCCTATACAACATTTGACTTGTCAACTTATCAGTTGTCTGCAGGTGAATATCAATTGAACGGATAAAAAAAAAGACTCAGTCCAGGTTTCCCCGAACGGAGTCTTTGTTTTTATTGAGCATCGGGTTCTTTTCTCAGATCCCATGCCAGGGTTTTCAGCTCTTTACCGGGCCTGAATACTGTCACTCCGTGGCTTTCCACGGGAACGACTTCGCCGGTTTTCGGATTTCGGGCTTTTTCCCGCCCTTTCCGGGTCCTGATTTCAAAGGTCCCGAATCCGCGAAGTTCAACGATGCGGTCATCTTCAAGCGCTTGTTTTACTTCTTCAAAAAACTTATCAATTACAGTGTGTATATCTTTACGGCTGATTCCTGAATCTTCGTAGATATGCTCAATAATCTCAGCTTTTGTTAACTTGACATCTGTCATGCGTTACTCTGGTCTGCACTCAGACTTTAAGAAGCCATTCCTACAAGAACTTTGTGAAGTCTTGATTTCTTACGTGCAGCAGTATTTTTGTGATACACACCTTTACCGGCAGCCGTGTCGATAAGCTTAACAAATTTCTTGAAGTTTACCTCCGCAGCTTCGCGGTCATGTTTTTTTACGGCAACCTCAAAAGCTTTGATGCTGGTCCGCACTGAACTCTTGATAGTTTTATTCCGCATTCTGCGTGTGAGACTCTGTCTGTGTCTCTTCGCAGCATTGAGTGAATTAGGCAAATTCTTACCTCCAATATTTTAATGCCCTACATAAAGTACGACGTCTGAAAAAATTACCAAATAAACCGCCCCATGTCAATATGAATTGCATTAGTGACCGTCTATTTACCGGATAGAACATTCTGGGCTGAGATTGGATCTAAATCAAGGCAGGGCAACGAGTACGATGCGAGTGTACAAAAGTACAGGAGCAACGCACGCAGTTGTTCTAACGCAGAGTTAGATTCAAGATCAGCGCAGAAAAAAAAAAGGGGTGGCCTTTGACGCCTCCCCTCTCATTACTTAAACAGAAATTATCTGAAATCGCTAGGTTTTCTTTCCTGTCTATTGCATTTGTCGCATTCCGCGTGATGCTTCATTTTTCCATTAGCAAAAATGGATCTCATTTTAACTTCTCCACCACAGGGGCAGAAGAATTTATGTGTACCCGAAGTGGTACGGGCGTTTTTACTGACTCCAGCCATGATAAAACTCCTTATACAATACGGGGCATCTTATAAGAATAAAGTTACCCTGTCAATATACTATATCAATTTTCAGGAGAGACCGTCAATTTCCAGCTTCTCTTTTCGCTGTTGTATTCAAAAGAAGATGCGGGAATATCAAAAAACCTGCTACCTTCTCCGGAAACTTTTACTGTTCTAGAGAAGATATTTATCTCTTTGACAACATAATACACTTTGCCGAAATAAACTTTATTGCCTTCGGAAGGCAGTTTCTTTCTCTCTTCCTGATAATAATCATACTCATAGGAAAGACAACAGAGCAGACGGCCGCAGGGGCCTGAAATTTTCATGGAATTGAGAGAGAGGTTCTGATCCTTAGCCATTTTTATGGAAACCGGCCTGAGGTCATCCATGACACCGTGACAACAGTAGTCACGTCCGCATACTCCGAGACCGCCTAGAACACGGGACTCATCGCGGACTCCGATCTGTCTCAATTCTATCCTCATCTTAAAAATGGAAACCAGATTTTTTACAAGTTCGCGGAAATCAACCCGGGCTTCAGCTGTAAAAAAGAAAAGGACTTTTGCCTCATCGACCAGGTAGTGAGCCCCTACAAGCTTCATATCCAGTTTCTGCTCCCTGATGCGATCACGGCAGATTTTAAAGGCTTCTTCTTCCTTCTGGTTATTTTGCTCTTTCTTCTCAAGATCTTCTTCGTTTGCCTTGCGTATATAACGTTTCAGGTCTTTTTTGCTGCAGTTTTTCTGGCCGCAGCACACGGGACCGAGAGCGGAGACGAGATCTCGTCCATACCTGGTTTCGATGATGACTTTCTCCCCTTTTTCAAAGGAGATTCCCGCATCAATTTCGCAAATTTCAGTTTCACCTGAATAATCTATTTTAAAACGATAGGGAATTTTTTCTACGGTGGATTCCACCATTTCATCCCTTTCGACTACTGCTTCCTTTTCCAAAAGAAAACTCCTTCAACTCGTAAAATTCACCAGAAGACCGTAAATCTCATCAACTCCCCGAAGAATATCCATCTGATCCTTCTGGGAAGTGAGGATATAGGCTGCAAGTTTTTCCAGCTTCGTATCCACAACTTTGATAAGAGTATACTGCTTCTGTTCCATTGTCCTGGGATTTCTTATCCCCGCAACGGTTTCGGCTTCTATGCCATTTTTGACTACGTAATTGAAGAAATGCTTGATCGATTCACGATACTTCTTCAAATTGGCTAATGTCTGTTCGCTTTTCAGCGTTTCTCCGATCTGATACAGATCATCCAGTATTTCTTCCAGCTTTTCATGTTCTGCCGACAGAGTCCCGAGGGTTCCATTTCCCGAAACAGAATCCTGAGAGTCTGCAAGGAGTGACCCGAAGGTATGTACCTTACCGGCTTTTTTCTCATCTTTCTTTCTCTTCCCCTTTTTATCGGGATTAAGATGGAACGCCGCGGATGAAGGAAATCCTATTTTTTCCACGAGAGAAACTCAGCTTTTGCCTTATCCTCTTTTTTTTCCTCTGATGTACCCCAATCGGGTTTATACTCCGAAACAGCTGCACCTTTTCTGTGCTCGTAAGTGGAGGCTTCACCAGAGAGGACCCGGCATTTACCATTGAAGATGACGCCCTCTTCGATAATTATTCCCGGAGCTTCTATATTTCCGAGAACCATACCGGTTGAGAGTACCACGACTTTCCCCGTTGAATAAATATTTCCTTTAACGACTCCGCCTATTACGACTGAGCCGGCATTTATACTGCACTTGACTCTTCCCGATTTGCCGATCAGAACTTTTCCGTCTGTATTGATGCTGCCGGTAAAATCACCGTCGATTCTGAGGAGCCCCGATAGATTCAGTTCACCGTCAAAACGCGTGCCTTTACCGACAAGGGAATTGATATAGGAGTTATCTTTGCTGTTACTCATTATTTATACTCTTCAATCGTCCATTTAATGACTTCATATGCATTGTCCGTCATATTGATAAACTTGGCGGGATCAAGAACCTGAGAACCGATCCGCACTTCGTAATGAAGGTGGGGACCGTCGGACAGACCGGAGTTACCCATTGTTCCGATAACATCCCCCTGTTTCACTTCCTGACCTTCTTTAACGTATATATTCTGCATATGGGCGTATTTCGTATCAAAACCGTACTTGTGCTGAATGACCATATAGTGGCCGAAACCGTTCTTCTCATAATCGACCAGAGTCACCTTGCCGTTTGCCGTGGCGACGATCGGCTGACCCATTCCGTATCCCAGATCAAGTCCCTTATGAAGATACCATTCTCCGGTAAAGGGGTGAATCGCCGGACCATAGGGATTCGTAACCCTTCCGCGAACGCCTTTCAGAGGCCATAAGGTAGGGATATCAGTCAAAAGGGCTTTCTGAGAGAGAAGCACATCGGTTATCTCATTGAGCGGCTCAATGGAATTATCGAGAGACATTCTGAGTTTTTTCAGATCTCCCACTTCATTGTTTGAATTGCTGTCCGTTTCGATCATATTGACGAAATCGGAAAGGTCGCCCTGAGAACGGGCCAGAGATTCGTTGGCACTGCTGTCGATTCCGAGAGAAGTGAGCGTTTTACTCAATGTCTCATTAAACGAACCGGCAACTTTCATAAGTGAATCGATCTCTTCCCGGACGACTTCCAGACTGGCTTCGCTGTTCCGCAGATTGCTCCGGCTGGCCATGAGCTGCTGACGGTTGCCTGTATAATGGGTTGAGAACCAGAAAAAAGCTCCAAGCAGAGCCAGAACGAAAACTCCCGAAAAGACGAGAGTGAAAAGAGATATCTGAATATTAACAACTTTTTCTTCGGAATGAGGAATGAACATAACTGTCAGTTTCCGGCGACCCGCTTTAATGAAGCGGACAAAAAAATTATCCCGTCGACTTGTCATGGAAAGGAGATTATCGTCCTTTTTCTTTCTATCCCTCATGGTTTTTTATATCCTGATCGCATAAAAGATGCTCGCATGTATTATAATAGATTTTCGGCACTTGGATTTTATACCATAATAGCTTATTTAAGCAAGATTATCCCATCTTTTACCAATTAAGTCAAATTTAATAGTATTGGCTCTGTACAACCCAGGCTTTTGATACGATAATAAGGCCATCATCCATTTTAAATTATAAGCGGTACAATATGAATTATTTTGATACTCACGCTCATATCGGGCTTATACACGAAGATCCGATCGAACAGTTACTCATAGTGAAAGAAGCAGCCAGAGAAGGTGTCAAAGGCATTATAAGCATCTGCAATAATCTGAGGGATTTTCCCGAAATTTACGATAATCTGTCATCTGCATCCAATGTCTATTTCAGTGCCGGCGTATCCCCTTCTGAAGTTGATCATCCCGGTAAAGACTGGCAATACGTGCTGACCGGATTTCTCAAACAGAACAAAGTTGTCGCGCTAGGCGAAACTGGTCTCGATTATTTTAAAAAATACGGCGATAAGAACTCCCAGGTGGAGCTGTTCATTCAACAGCTTGAGATTGCCGATCACTACGAACTCCCCGTTATCATTCACAACAGGAATGCGGGAGATGATATTCTCGATATTCTCAAGACGAAGCTTCCCGACAGAGGAGGTGTTCTCCACTGCTTTTCCGAGGATTGGGGCTTCGCGAAAAAAGCTCTGAGCCTGCACGATAATCTCTACATCTCTTTTGCGGGAAATCTGACATACAAAAATGCCAAGAACCTTCATGAGACAGTAGCCAATATGCCTCTGGACAGAATCGTAATAGAGAGCGAAAGCCCCTTTATGATCCCTGCGGAACATCGCGGAAAGAGAAATAAACCCAAATATCTTCCATCTACAGCCGATTTTGTAGCCCAGATCAGAGATACAGACCTTGAAACGATTTGCGAAAGCCTTTATGAAAATTCATTGAGGCTATTCAATATCGATGGAAAATAGAAAGAATTTATACAAACCTGTTAAAATAGGAAAGCTGGAGGTGCCGGGAAATCTTTTTCTGGCACCTCTTGCCGGTTATACGGACCGGGCTTTCCGCAGAATCTCCCGCGAAATGGGAGCAGACTTCACCTACACAGAAATGATCTCTTCGGAAGCTGTCGTCAGAGGGAATGACAAAACACTCGACCTGGCGGAAAAAGCGCCGAATGAGGAGATTTACGGTATCCAGATTTTTTCCGGCAGCGCGGAATCCGCCGCCGGTTCTCTGGAAAAACTCCTGCCCTTCAACCCCTCGGTCATTGACCTGAACTGCGGCTGTCCCGTTCCCAAAATAATCAAATCCGGTGCGGGATCGGCTCTTATGCAGAATCCTGAAAAAATCCGGGAGATAGTCAGAGCGCTGACATCTCTGACCGATATTCCCGTAACAGTTAAGATCCGTTCCGGCTGGACTTCCGACACAATCAATTATCTCCAAGCGGCGGAAATGGCATTGGAGGGAGGCGCCTCTCTCATATCAATCCATCCCAGAACGAGAGCGCAGGCTTACAGCGGGAAGTCGGACTGGTCATGCATAAAGAAGCTGAAAGAGGAGTTCGATGTTCCGGTTATCGGTTCAGGTGATCTCTACTCCGGTGAAGATGCCAGAAGGATGCTGGAAGAAACGGGTTGCGACGCCGTGATGTTCGCCCGGGGAGCCATCGGCAATCCTTTTGTTTTTGCTGAATCCAAAGCGGTTCTGACAGGAGAATCCCGGACCGCACCCACAGAAGAGGAAAGAGTCGAAGCCGCTTTCCGCCACTTCGATTACGCTGTAGCCTACATCGGTGAAGAACGGGCAGTCAAAGAGATGAGAAAGCATCTCTGCGCTTATACAAAAGGCATTCAGGGCGGCTCGGCTTTCCGGAACAGGATCGTCCACGGCACTTCGGTCCGGGAATACAAAGAAATGTTTGATGAATTTCTCGGGAGCCTGCGCTTGTGACCGGAAAAAAGAGAATCAGAGATCGCAGGAATCCGGGATTCCATCATAATGACTGAATTAGAACTTTTAAAGTTTCGGAAACAAATCGAAGAGGGTATTGAAGAGATTCTCCGGCGCATGCCTTTTTTGAAAGAGGAAGCCAGGGGCAATCCCTACAGCTGCAGTATTGGAAAAGTGAGTTGGATGGATTCCCAGAATGACAAAGGAATCAGCGAGCAGCTCCTCAGGGAGAGCAAACTCCGCCTTGAAAAACTGCGGAACGCCATGATGCGCATAGAGAACGGTACTTACGGCATATGCATCCGCTGCGGGAATGCTATCCCCCCCGGCCGTCTTGAGATTATCCCCGAAGTTCTTCTATGCCTTTCCTGCGCCGAAAAGAAAAAGTGATTATCTGATAAACCTGTTCTGCCCCGGGAACAGGGAAAGCAATTCTCCAGGCTTAAAAATGAGCGGTAAATAATTATTCCAGACTTTCAAGAAAGAGGATTTCCCTCCTGGTCCACCGGGGCGGAGAGGGATTGTTTTTCAGGACGGATCTGTTCAGTTCCAGCGCTTTAGCGGGCTCTATCCAGACAGGTGTCATCTCTAGCGCCTTTTCATAATCATCGAGGTTCTGAACCGTCTGTTCTCCTGTATCAACTTCGCAGGAATAATAATGAGAATTCATCCGGAAAAAATCCATATCAGGTTCCGCGGCCTCGGAAAACTCCGAAATTAATGCAATTTGCGGCCCCATATCCGAAATGATATAACCGCTTTCCTCCAGTATTTCCCGGCGAAGAGCCTCTTCGTGATTTTCTCCTGCTTCGATCCCGCCACCGGGAAGTTTATAGTCTCCGTTCTGAGGCGAATGAATAAAAAGGACCCTGTCTCCGCTCCTGATATAAGCTCTGACAGCTTCTCTGGTAAAACTGTTTCCCTGAAGATTAAGCGATTTCTGATGATGAAGTTTCAGTTCTATCATGATTCCTTCCGGTTTTTATAAAATACTGCCACATGACCTCTAAACCGGTCTATATAAAGGCTGACATCAACGGTTCAATAAATTAAAAGATGTCAGATAGATTTTATAAATCAGACAGCCTCTATACTGAGGCTGTCCTGTTAATGCAATAACTTAATACAGATTAAATGAAAGAACAGATGAGATCGCCCATCGAAGAGGTGCTGATGATCTCATCGCCTGCTTTTGCGATATCGCCGGTCCTGTGTCCATCGGCAATCACTTTATCGACAGCTTTCCTGATAGCCGTTGCCGCTTCAACTTTTTCGAAAGATGTTTCCAGCATCATGGCGAGCGACAGAATCTGGGCGATTGGATTGGCCTTACCCTGTCCGGCGATATCGGGGGCACTTCCTCCCGCCGGCTCGTAAAGGCTGATTTCCGCCCCGAGAGAGGCTGAAGGGAGCATGCCCAGAGAGCCGCAGATGGCCGCGGATTCGTCGGAGAGAATATCTCCGAATAGATTGGAAGTGAGTATGACATCGAACTGAAGCGGATTGAGCATCAACTGCATGGCCGCATTGTCCACATACATATGCTCGAGCGTCACTTCGGGATAGTCCTTAGCCACTTCGATAACGACTTTTCTCCAGAGCTTGGAACTGGAAAGAACATTGGCTTTATCGACCGATGTCACTTTTCCCCTTCTCATTTTCGCCTGCCGGAAAGCGACATGGGCGATCTGCTCAACCTGCTCCCGCGTATAGATCATCGTATCGAAAGCTTCTTCATCGGTGAGTTTTTTCGGCTGGCCGAAGTAGATGCCGTGGGCCAGCTCCCGGACTGTAAGCAGATCGACTTTCCCTGAAAGCACTTTGGGAGAAAGAGGAGAGCTTTCCTTCAGTTCTTCATAAACGACTGCCGGTCTCAGGTTGATATAGAGGCTCAGGAGTTTTCGCAAAGCCAGAAGTCCTCCCAGTTCGGGAGTTAATTCCGGTGCCAGGTTATCCCATTTTGGCCCGCCGATACTGCCGAGCAATACGGCATCGGATCCCAAAGCCAGTTTCTGTGTTTCTTCGGGAAGGGGATGACCTGTGGCATCGATGGCCGCTCCGCCAATCAGCCC from Spirochaeta isovalerica includes the following:
- a CDS encoding bactofilin family protein, giving the protein MTENNSTVLGSETSFKGTMRFNDSLKIDGFFEGNIESDGFLYIEKDAEVRAQIKVRTIIVGGKVIGNIEASEKLEMLESGKIFGNIRTPNLKVAEGVEFDGECEMIRNPEDIDIFSATVSQLKQSVKSV
- a CDS encoding tetratricopeptide repeat protein, which gives rise to MVSEEKKKVIALFEEGRVLYKERSFGEAIKKFAQALKIDSDDGPSKVYYARCKHYMSNPPSEDWDGVFVMTSK
- a CDS encoding response regulator transcription factor; the protein is MDTNNKILIIDDERINLELFEVMLTRLGFDVSLADDGESGLQKVVDENPDLILLDNIMPGLTGWEITKLLKQSDKYKEYKNIPIIMFSAMDEVKDKVEGFELGIDDYIIKPFNFSEVLARIRAVLRHSAVINQISHRERRMAVYESLNKSLVYLTEHLKKPVTDLLEDVKKLDIKDAQAVQKFSESVKLECETTLSAIAGLEDEIIQLQSRDAELKKYELSLEDLDEHFEKHFSKWNNTDSKVLN
- a CDS encoding HU family DNA-binding protein, translating into MTDVKLTKAEIIEHIYEDSGISRKDIHTVIDKFFEEVKQALEDDRIVELRGFGTFEIRTRKGREKARNPKTGEVVPVESHGVTVFRPGKELKTLAWDLRKEPDAQ
- the rpsT gene encoding 30S ribosomal protein S20, which gives rise to MPNSLNAAKRHRQSLTRRMRNKTIKSSVRTSIKAFEVAVKKHDREAAEVNFKKFVKLIDTAAGKGVYHKNTAARKKSRLHKVLVGMAS
- a CDS encoding PSP1 domain-containing protein codes for the protein MEKEAVVERDEMVESTVEKIPYRFKIDYSGETEICEIDAGISFEKGEKVIIETRYGRDLVSALGPVCCGQKNCSKKDLKRYIRKANEEDLEKKEQNNQKEEEAFKICRDRIREQKLDMKLVGAHYLVDEAKVLFFFTAEARVDFRELVKNLVSIFKMRIELRQIGVRDESRVLGGLGVCGRDYCCHGVMDDLRPVSIKMAKDQNLSLNSMKISGPCGRLLCCLSYEYDYYQEERKKLPSEGNKVYFGKVYYVVKEINIFSRTVKVSGEGSRFFDIPASSFEYNSEKRSWKLTVSPEN
- a CDS encoding DUF327 family protein: MEKIGFPSSAAFHLNPDKKGKRKKDEKKAGKVHTFGSLLADSQDSVSGNGTLGTLSAEHEKLEEILDDLYQIGETLKSEQTLANLKKYRESIKHFFNYVVKNGIEAETVAGIRNPRTMEQKQYTLIKVVDTKLEKLAAYILTSQKDQMDILRGVDEIYGLLVNFTS
- a CDS encoding bactofilin family protein, with amino-acid sequence MSNSKDNSYINSLVGKGTRFDGELNLSGLLRIDGDFTGSINTDGKVLIGKSGRVKCSINAGSVVIGGVVKGNIYSTGKVVVLSTGMVLGNIEAPGIIIEEGVIFNGKCRVLSGEASTYEHRKGAAVSEYKPDWGTSEEKKEDKAKAEFLSWKK
- a CDS encoding M23 family metallopeptidase codes for the protein MRDRKKKDDNLLSMTSRRDNFFVRFIKAGRRKLTVMFIPHSEEKVVNIQISLFTLVFSGVFVLALLGAFFWFSTHYTGNRQQLMASRSNLRNSEASLEVVREEIDSLMKVAGSFNETLSKTLTSLGIDSSANESLARSQGDLSDFVNMIETDSNSNNEVGDLKKLRMSLDNSIEPLNEITDVLLSQKALLTDIPTLWPLKGVRGRVTNPYGPAIHPFTGEWYLHKGLDLGYGMGQPIVATANGKVTLVDYEKNGFGHYMVIQHKYGFDTKYAHMQNIYVKEGQEVKQGDVIGTMGNSGLSDGPHLHYEVRIGSQVLDPAKFINMTDNAYEVIKWTIEEYK
- a CDS encoding TatD family hydrolase translates to MNYFDTHAHIGLIHEDPIEQLLIVKEAAREGVKGIISICNNLRDFPEIYDNLSSASNVYFSAGVSPSEVDHPGKDWQYVLTGFLKQNKVVALGETGLDYFKKYGDKNSQVELFIQQLEIADHYELPVIIHNRNAGDDILDILKTKLPDRGGVLHCFSEDWGFAKKALSLHDNLYISFAGNLTYKNAKNLHETVANMPLDRIVIESESPFMIPAEHRGKRNKPKYLPSTADFVAQIRDTDLETICESLYENSLRLFNIDGK
- the dusB gene encoding tRNA dihydrouridine synthase DusB, with protein sequence MENRKNLYKPVKIGKLEVPGNLFLAPLAGYTDRAFRRISREMGADFTYTEMISSEAVVRGNDKTLDLAEKAPNEEIYGIQIFSGSAESAAGSLEKLLPFNPSVIDLNCGCPVPKIIKSGAGSALMQNPEKIREIVRALTSLTDIPVTVKIRSGWTSDTINYLQAAEMALEGGASLISIHPRTRAQAYSGKSDWSCIKKLKEEFDVPVIGSGDLYSGEDARRMLEETGCDAVMFARGAIGNPFVFAESKAVLTGESRTAPTEEERVEAAFRHFDYAVAYIGEERAVKEMRKHLCAYTKGIQGGSAFRNRIVHGTSVREYKEMFDEFLGSLRL
- a CDS encoding TraR/DksA family transcriptional regulator, producing the protein MTELELLKFRKQIEEGIEEILRRMPFLKEEARGNPYSCSIGKVSWMDSQNDKGISEQLLRESKLRLEKLRNAMMRIENGTYGICIRCGNAIPPGRLEIIPEVLLCLSCAEKKK
- a CDS encoding NUDIX domain-containing protein, producing MIELKLHHQKSLNLQGNSFTREAVRAYIRSGDRVLFIHSPQNGDYKLPGGGIEAGENHEEALRREILEESGYIISDMGPQIALISEFSEAAEPDMDFFRMNSHYYSCEVDTGEQTVQNLDDYEKALEMTPVWIEPAKALELNRSVLKNNPSPPRWTRREILFLESLE
- the leuB gene encoding 3-isopropylmalate dehydrogenase — its product is MADKIAVLPGDGIGPEVMDEALKVLHKTEEKFSFKLEIEKGLIGGAAIDATGHPLPEETQKLALGSDAVLLGSIGGPKWDNLAPELTPELGGLLALRKLLSLYINLRPAVVYEELKESSPLSPKVLSGKVDLLTVRELAHGIYFGQPKKLTDEEAFDTMIYTREQVEQIAHVAFRQAKMRRGKVTSVDKANVLSSSKLWRKVVIEVAKDYPEVTLEHMYVDNAAMQLMLNPLQFDVILTSNLFGDILSDESAAICGSLGMLPSASLGAEISLYEPAGGSAPDIAGQGKANPIAQILSLAMMLETSFEKVEAATAIRKAVDKVIADGHRTGDIAKAGDEIISTSSMGDLICSFI